A DNA window from Anaerocolumna sp. AGMB13020 contains the following coding sequences:
- a CDS encoding phage tail tube protein: MANAIMNAQDAISASLAECYVTIGTQVYNFMQAINLEAKMEKTKSEVPILGRTGKGNKTTGWKGTGSATFHYNTSIFRSLLYDYKNSGKDMYFDIQIINSDPTSTIGTQEIILKGCNMDGGILAKFDADGEYLEEDMDFTFEDWEMKKGFDVIKGMRM, translated from the coding sequence ATGGCGAATGCTATTATGAATGCTCAGGACGCAATTAGTGCCTCACTGGCTGAATGCTATGTAACGATTGGGACGCAAGTATATAATTTCATGCAGGCTATCAATCTTGAAGCTAAAATGGAAAAGACCAAATCAGAAGTTCCGATTCTTGGTAGGACTGGAAAGGGTAATAAGACTACAGGATGGAAGGGAACCGGATCAGCAACCTTCCATTATAATACGTCAATCTTTAGAAGTTTACTATATGATTATAAGAACTCAGGAAAGGATATGTATTTTGATATACAGATAATAAATTCTGATCCTACTTCTACTATTGGCACCCAGGAAATTATACTAAAAGGTTGTAATATGGATGGAGGGATACTCGCAAAATTTGATGCCGATGGTGAGTATCTTGAGGAGGATATGGACTTTACCTTTGAAGATTGGGAAATGAAGAAAGGTTTTGATGTAATAAAAGGAATGCGTATGTAA
- a CDS encoding phage tail assembly chaperone produces MSELSMFFAENALKEENVKFVASKRFLKKSGKPVEWELCCISSKEDEDIRKACTRKVPVPGRKGQFTTETDGNMYLGKLAAKCVVYPELNDAGLQNSYGVLGADNLLKVMLKSGEYSDLILKVQEINGFNTDTEELVEEAKN; encoded by the coding sequence ATGAGTGAATTGAGTATGTTCTTTGCGGAAAACGCATTAAAAGAGGAAAATGTGAAATTTGTAGCATCAAAGAGGTTTCTGAAAAAGTCCGGTAAGCCGGTGGAGTGGGAATTGTGCTGTATTTCTTCCAAAGAGGACGAAGATATCCGAAAAGCCTGCACCAGGAAAGTGCCGGTACCCGGGAGAAAAGGTCAGTTTACAACAGAAACCGATGGGAATATGTATCTTGGCAAACTGGCAGCAAAATGCGTAGTGTATCCTGAGCTTAACGATGCCGGGTTACAGAATTCCTATGGTGTATTAGGTGCTGACAACCTGTTAAAGGTTATGCTTAAGAGCGGAGAGTATTCCGACCTTATACTAAAAGTCCAGGAAATCAACGGATTTAATACGGATACGGAAGAGCTGGTAGAAGAAGCAAAAAACTAA
- a CDS encoding ABC transporter ATP-binding protein: protein MKHVMELKNINKIYGSEIQNQVLYDINLNIEKGSFNSIIGQSGSGKTTLLNIMGTLDQPTSGEIHVNGLKINKLPVNQLAEIRNRTIGFIFQFHYLLPEFTALENVLMPYEIQYGKGGKKRRSEAEEYLELVGLKDVINNPSSKMSGGQQQRTAIARALMNSPEIILADEPTGNLDSDSAETIYELLRKINGEKGTTFVIITHDNRIAEKTDRIIEIKDGRIVTDTNRI, encoded by the coding sequence ATGAAGCATGTTATGGAATTAAAAAATATCAATAAAATATACGGCTCAGAAATCCAGAACCAGGTACTTTATGATATTAACTTAAATATAGAAAAAGGATCCTTTAATTCGATTATCGGACAGTCAGGAAGCGGAAAAACAACTCTTCTTAATATTATGGGAACCCTGGACCAACCTACTTCTGGTGAGATTCATGTAAATGGTCTTAAGATCAATAAGCTGCCGGTTAATCAACTGGCCGAAATTCGTAACAGGACCATCGGATTTATTTTTCAGTTTCATTATCTCCTGCCTGAATTCACTGCCTTGGAAAATGTACTGATGCCCTATGAGATACAGTATGGAAAAGGAGGGAAAAAAAGAAGGAGTGAAGCCGAGGAGTATCTGGAGCTGGTTGGGCTTAAAGATGTTATTAACAATCCTTCCTCCAAAATGTCCGGCGGCCAACAGCAGAGAACTGCAATTGCAAGGGCTCTGATGAATTCTCCGGAGATTATTCTGGCTGATGAGCCAACTGGCAATCTGGATTCGGATTCTGCAGAGACAATATATGAACTTCTTCGCAAGATCAATGGAGAAAAAGGAACCACTTTTGTTATTATTACCCATGACAACAGAATAGCAGAGAAGACAGATCGTATTATTGAAATAAAGGATGGCAGAATTGTAACCGATACGAACAGGATATGA
- a CDS encoding tape measure protein, which produces MGSVENAIEVYDGATLALQNMNTALARTGQRFDDAFSGGRFGAALNGLNMINVFIDKIETNIDHSTTTQKAFVHEINLGTQAEAKLQAQIAASNDEQKKILSPIEEAIKLQNKLTESLSNSTSAVVALVDKAKSIGVSFLDTGKKIMGASDEMNQTKMKLDAINKGLQTSEQFSQKVFEAAERSRTSYADTADMVYALGTKAKGAFSNEDELIAFTELMNKNYKIGGASAQDQANSMSKLSEAMSAGGIQGDGYKDILQNAPLLAASIEDYMTNVQKAKGSMGDWAAEGLLTADVIKAAMFLSGQTVEEQFGKLPITWAEVSNSIKDNGQMAFQAVLEKIGKITGSTAFQTFKNNLITGFQAIGMVASQLFDVIAGIGNFFTDNWGMIAPFIYGIVVAVVIYTGVLTALNIVQGISNGLKAAAALRAGILATQQAFAAGATFTEMVAVQGLNAALLACPLTWIILVIIAVIAIIYGVVAAINHFAGTSLSATGLIAGAFMWLAALIANVFIGAINGMIQYFYTTFVEPFIGIFEWIFNVINGGFDSLGGAVANLIGQIISWFLSLGMIVTKIIDAIFGTDWTAGLEGLKGTVLSWGKNENSITLNRNAPEINYRVDMTDAFDGGYNGGSKLFNSKDEKNELQDPYTNFIDNSSGNPLINPTVNPLDNSNNSDLYDNVSTTADNTSKMAEKVNISDEDLKYLHDVAERDAINRFTTSEIKVDMINNNSIKGTRDIDGIVEYLKNEVETAMSSSAEGV; this is translated from the coding sequence ATGGGGTCAGTAGAAAACGCCATCGAGGTATACGATGGGGCAACACTAGCACTGCAGAACATGAATACTGCCTTGGCAAGAACAGGGCAGCGTTTTGATGATGCCTTTAGCGGAGGCCGCTTCGGTGCTGCTTTAAATGGCCTTAATATGATTAATGTATTCATAGATAAGATAGAAACTAACATTGACCACAGCACGACTACACAGAAGGCCTTCGTTCATGAGATTAATCTGGGTACGCAGGCAGAAGCGAAATTGCAAGCACAAATTGCAGCATCCAACGATGAACAAAAGAAGATTCTAAGTCCTATCGAAGAAGCCATAAAGCTTCAGAATAAATTGACAGAATCATTAAGCAATAGTACTTCAGCAGTCGTTGCATTGGTTGATAAAGCCAAAAGCATTGGAGTATCTTTTCTTGATACGGGCAAAAAGATAATGGGCGCATCTGATGAAATGAACCAGACGAAAATGAAGCTGGATGCTATAAATAAAGGATTACAAACCTCAGAACAATTTTCCCAGAAGGTCTTTGAAGCCGCTGAGCGGTCCAGAACAAGTTATGCAGATACCGCTGATATGGTCTATGCACTTGGTACAAAAGCGAAAGGTGCCTTTAGCAATGAGGATGAATTGATTGCTTTCACTGAATTAATGAATAAGAATTATAAGATTGGTGGTGCTAGTGCACAAGACCAGGCAAATTCCATGTCGAAGTTATCAGAAGCAATGAGTGCGGGCGGTATTCAGGGAGATGGATATAAGGATATCTTACAAAATGCTCCATTACTGGCCGCATCTATCGAAGATTACATGACAAATGTACAGAAGGCAAAGGGATCTATGGGAGATTGGGCAGCGGAAGGTTTACTGACTGCTGATGTAATCAAAGCTGCTATGTTTCTTTCAGGTCAAACGGTAGAAGAGCAGTTCGGTAAGCTACCAATTACCTGGGCAGAGGTAAGTAACAGCATTAAGGACAATGGGCAGATGGCTTTCCAGGCTGTATTGGAAAAGATAGGGAAAATAACAGGGAGTACCGCATTTCAGACTTTTAAGAACAATTTGATAACTGGGTTTCAAGCTATAGGTATGGTTGCTTCCCAGCTCTTTGATGTAATAGCCGGAATCGGAAACTTCTTTACGGACAATTGGGGGATGATAGCACCTTTTATTTACGGTATAGTTGTAGCTGTGGTGATATATACAGGGGTTTTGACTGCTCTGAATATTGTGCAGGGCATATCAAATGGCTTAAAGGCGGCAGCAGCACTGAGAGCGGGGATTTTAGCAACGCAACAGGCATTTGCAGCAGGGGCAACCTTTACTGAAATGGTTGCAGTTCAAGGATTAAATGCGGCGCTTTTAGCTTGTCCGTTGACTTGGATTATACTAGTAATCATAGCTGTTATAGCAATTATTTATGGTGTCGTAGCTGCAATAAACCATTTCGCAGGTACATCTTTAAGTGCGACTGGTTTAATTGCAGGAGCGTTCATGTGGCTTGCAGCACTTATTGCTAATGTATTTATAGGTGCTATAAATGGGATGATTCAATACTTCTATACCACTTTTGTAGAACCTTTCATCGGAATCTTCGAATGGATTTTTAATGTAATAAATGGTGGATTTGACAGCTTGGGTGGTGCAGTTGCAAATTTAATTGGACAAATTATCTCCTGGTTTCTGTCTTTGGGGATGATCGTAACGAAAATTATCGATGCAATTTTTGGTACCGATTGGACTGCTGGCCTTGAAGGTTTGAAAGGTACTGTCCTTTCGTGGGGGAAAAACGAGAATTCAATTACGTTAAATCGAAACGCACCAGAGATAAATTATAGGGTTGATATGACAGATGCATTTGATGGTGGGTATAATGGGGGGAGCAAATTGTTTAATTCAAAGGATGAGAAAAATGAATTACAAGACCCGTACACTAATTTTATAGATAATTCTTCAGGCAACCCTTTGATTAATCCTACCGTTAATCCTCTTGACAATTCGAATAATTCAGACCTTTACGACAATGTATCAACAACTGCCGATAATACAAGTAAAATGGCTGAAAAAGTGAATATAAGTGATGAGGATCTGAAATATCTCCATGATGTGGCAGAGCGGGATGCAATTAATCGATTTACAACCTCGGAAATTAAGGTTGACATGATCAATAACAACAGTATCAAAGGAACGAGAGATATCGACGGAATTGTAGAATACCTAAAAAATGAAGTTGAAACAGCAATGAGCAGTTCCGCAGAGGGGGTGTAG
- a CDS encoding ImmA/IrrE family metallo-endopeptidase, with protein sequence MDYNIIKLTTLEVFQKCNIKSFPIDCTEVLEAYGMKIEPYSAQKPKKYEKCMSFSKDAFTLKKTVYYNDAQLPGRIYFSLAHEIAHIALKHSEPRTPLHEKEADTFASFFIAPRIAIHYAACKNYVQVSKQFDISYEAAHYAFNDYRRWHRKSIHTLDALDKTIYNHFYNKEYNGFVYRIANCHFCGQELYNTEEPHCKKCEKLFHSSNHYSSYSVHNDDFLIAESNWLYGEQ encoded by the coding sequence ATGGATTACAACATAATAAAATTAACAACCTTAGAGGTATTTCAAAAATGTAATATAAAGTCCTTTCCAATCGACTGTACTGAAGTTTTGGAAGCATATGGCATGAAAATTGAACCTTACTCTGCACAGAAACCAAAAAAATACGAAAAATGTATGTCTTTCAGCAAAGATGCCTTTACTTTAAAGAAAACCGTATATTACAACGATGCTCAACTACCAGGCAGAATATACTTTTCACTTGCCCATGAGATTGCTCACATTGCTTTAAAGCACTCAGAACCCAGGACTCCTTTGCACGAAAAAGAAGCTGACACTTTCGCAAGTTTCTTTATAGCTCCCAGAATCGCCATACATTATGCTGCTTGCAAAAACTACGTACAGGTGTCAAAACAATTTGACATTTCCTATGAAGCTGCACATTATGCATTTAATGATTACAGAAGATGGCACAGAAAGTCGATCCATACACTGGATGCACTAGATAAAACCATCTATAATCATTTTTATAATAAGGAGTATAATGGATTTGTTTACCGTATTGCTAACTGCCATTTTTGTGGGCAGGAATTATATAATACGGAGGAACCACATTGTAAAAAATGTGAAAAGCTGTTCCATAGCTCTAATCACTACTCCTCTTATTCTGTCCATAATGATGATTTTCTGATTGCTGAATCAAACTGGTTATATGGAGAACAATAG
- a CDS encoding helix-turn-helix domain-containing protein: MYEVYELLLSEKGCRTADVARETGINQTVFSEWKKGKSTPKSDKMQKIADFFNVPLEYLLGKNGIVTCQECGMMYYASDITERRTHDEFHRKYLLASRFYGDFYPLPVIENEKNKYLNLASNYDNSFETRVNAWIEVIRAYFSRSLSGWNYELEHPTFDNYAAMLLNTKTIEDRINDTAVYTRLVRMYGTQEGLEEGKTNLLMPQASRLHSQSPYENSEDENMLLKEFNKLNEKGKSVAVNRVTELTYIPQYTDNNPSMPKKKERYVPTEEDIRSLVARNGKKMTREEAIEFITEMYSDDDE, from the coding sequence ATGTATGAAGTTTATGAGCTTTTATTAAGTGAAAAGGGTTGCAGGACTGCAGATGTAGCAAGAGAAACCGGAATTAACCAGACCGTGTTCTCAGAGTGGAAAAAGGGTAAAAGTACTCCTAAATCTGACAAGATGCAGAAGATTGCAGATTTTTTTAATGTACCTTTAGAATACCTTCTGGGCAAAAATGGTATTGTTACCTGCCAGGAATGTGGTATGATGTATTATGCCTCAGATATAACCGAGCGCCGTACTCACGATGAATTTCATAGAAAATACTTGTTGGCATCAAGATTTTATGGTGACTTTTATCCATTACCGGTAATCGAAAACGAAAAGAACAAATACCTTAATCTAGCTTCTAATTACGATAATAGTTTTGAGACCAGAGTAAATGCCTGGATAGAAGTGATACGAGCTTATTTTTCACGAAGCCTTTCCGGATGGAATTATGAGCTGGAACACCCTACCTTTGATAACTATGCCGCAATGTTACTAAACACCAAAACCATAGAGGACAGAATCAATGACACAGCAGTTTATACACGACTTGTTAGGATGTATGGCACACAGGAGGGACTGGAAGAAGGAAAAACAAATTTACTTATGCCCCAGGCTTCCAGGCTGCACTCCCAATCCCCATACGAAAATTCAGAAGATGAGAATATGTTGCTAAAGGAATTCAATAAGCTGAATGAAAAAGGAAAAAGCGTAGCCGTTAACCGTGTGACTGAACTTACATATATACCTCAGTACACGGATAATAACCCTAGTATGCCCAAAAAGAAAGAACGATACGTACCTACAGAAGAGGATATTCGTTCCCTGGTTGCCAGAAATGGTAAGAAGATGACCAGAGAGGAAGCCATAGAGTTTATAACTGAAATGTATTCCGATGACGATGAATAA
- a CDS encoding phage tail terminator family protein, whose amino-acid sequence MVKDIVNGIVAMLEATYGEDIHIYTDGVQNELTMPCFLVKLIKGSRKQMMSNRLYLEHSFDIQYFPGTVNKNSEISEIVPGLSALEYIMSDGKLLRGTKMNYEITEEILHFYVQYNCFAYTSKEESDKMQSFNVKSDLRN is encoded by the coding sequence ATGGTAAAGGATATTGTTAATGGCATTGTTGCAATGCTGGAAGCAACTTACGGAGAGGATATTCATATCTATACGGACGGGGTCCAGAATGAGCTTACGATGCCTTGCTTTTTGGTGAAGCTGATTAAGGGAAGCCGTAAACAGATGATGAGTAACCGATTATACCTGGAGCATTCATTTGATATTCAGTATTTCCCGGGTACTGTGAATAAAAACAGTGAAATATCAGAGATAGTTCCCGGTCTTTCGGCCTTGGAGTATATTATGTCAGATGGAAAACTGCTCCGTGGTACCAAAATGAATTATGAGATTACAGAAGAGATACTGCATTTTTATGTGCAATATAATTGCTTTGCATACACTTCCAAAGAAGAGAGTGACAAAATGCAGTCTTTCAATGTAAAAAGTGATTTAAGGAACTAG
- a CDS encoding phage scaffolding protein, translated as MKWIRKLIEGALINGDGRIDLESLMKQINEEFPRNAVPKSEFNQAKKKLKTAMAAIEILRESKSEKEMLLEIIKQQEATIQKLQYDVVNTIKSYSLNKQFGKAGIQDPDYLSYRQRGLDGFQLENKEKPMVIEELIKSLKEELDGKGYC; from the coding sequence ATGAAGTGGATACGAAAATTAATAGAAGGAGCCTTGATAAACGGTGATGGCCGTATTGATCTGGAGAGCCTGATGAAACAAATCAATGAAGAATTCCCTAGAAATGCGGTACCAAAATCAGAATTTAATCAGGCGAAGAAAAAACTGAAAACAGCTATGGCAGCCATTGAAATCCTGAGAGAGAGTAAAAGTGAAAAAGAGATGTTGCTTGAAATTATCAAGCAGCAGGAAGCGACAATCCAAAAGCTTCAATATGATGTCGTCAATACAATAAAATCATATTCTCTGAATAAACAATTCGGTAAAGCAGGAATCCAGGATCCGGATTACCTGAGTTACAGGCAAAGAGGTCTTGATGGGTTTCAACTTGAGAACAAAGAGAAACCCATGGTTATAGAAGAGCTTATTAAATCTCTTAAGGAGGAATTGGATGGTAAAGGATATTGTTAA
- a CDS encoding helix-turn-helix domain-containing protein: MGLKENLKAKRIELDLTLEEVANKVGIGRSTLHKYENGTIPNIPSERIESLAAALGTTPARLMGWDTTEDTIISKELLMSKEALASIKNFSTNVDSKTGITMMDIFNKLISDIEFTKSIDLLLTFKTRTEKEWEEMEDAFYKLSSEEKHKLNVDTLKDFSLERIMERMRTAVMNTINADIRGYYHIKTEDEELKVSIRKGNTSIFQ; encoded by the coding sequence ATGGGATTAAAAGAAAATTTAAAAGCAAAAAGAATTGAGTTAGATCTCACTTTGGAAGAGGTTGCAAACAAAGTCGGTATCGGACGTTCTACACTGCACAAATACGAAAATGGTACTATTCCTAATATTCCATCGGAAAGAATCGAGAGTCTAGCAGCGGCTTTAGGCACCACTCCCGCCAGATTGATGGGGTGGGATACCACAGAAGATACCATTATTTCCAAGGAATTACTAATGTCAAAAGAAGCTCTTGCTTCCATTAAGAATTTTTCAACCAATGTTGATTCAAAAACAGGTATTACAATGATGGATATTTTCAATAAATTAATATCGGATATAGAATTTACGAAATCTATTGACCTGCTCCTTACCTTTAAAACCAGAACCGAGAAGGAGTGGGAGGAAATGGAGGATGCTTTTTATAAACTAAGCAGTGAAGAAAAACATAAATTAAATGTTGATACATTAAAAGATTTTAGTCTGGAGCGAATAATGGAGCGCATGCGTACTGCAGTGATGAATACAATAAATGCCGATATAAGAGGTTATTATCACATTAAAACCGAAGATGAAGAGCTAAAAGTGAGTATACGCAAAGGTAACACTTCTATATTTCAATAA
- a CDS encoding phage tail sheath family protein encodes MLGGGTFTTQNKVIPGAYINFVSAANASLSYSDRGFVAFPLVLDWGTDGEVFTVTQGEFLTNSQKLFGYAYTSDKLKGLRDLFQHAQTCYFYKLNGGVKASNAFATAKCKGVRGNSLKTVIAVNADDNDKFDVATYLDTALVDSQTVAAASELVANDYVEPVKTAELAVTAGTPLTGGTNGEAVTGTDYQNFLAKIESYSFNILACPSDVAEVIALFVAFTKRMRNEVGVKFQTIVYRTAADDEGVINLKNAITDNNVDFPVYSLMYWLAGREAACEVNKDLTNKAYTGEFKVDTNYSQQALAQGIGAGELLFHKVGDSIRVLNDINSLISFTEEKSRDFSNNQVIRVLDQVGNDIAAIFNTKYIGNIQNNSAGQSLLWNDVISYLDALSQIGAIEGIIKDEVIVSQGTAKDSVVVTCPVTPVAAMKKLYMEVAVN; translated from the coding sequence ATGTTAGGTGGCGGAACATTTACAACACAAAACAAGGTAATTCCTGGTGCTTACATTAATTTTGTAAGTGCTGCCAATGCTTCATTATCCTATTCTGACAGAGGGTTTGTAGCATTTCCACTGGTGCTCGATTGGGGTACAGATGGGGAGGTATTTACTGTAACACAGGGAGAGTTTCTGACAAACTCTCAGAAACTCTTTGGATACGCTTATACAAGTGATAAGTTAAAGGGCCTAAGAGATTTATTCCAACATGCTCAGACCTGTTATTTCTACAAATTAAATGGGGGAGTGAAAGCCTCCAATGCATTTGCAACAGCAAAGTGTAAAGGAGTAAGAGGCAACAGTCTCAAGACAGTTATTGCCGTGAACGCAGACGATAATGACAAATTTGATGTAGCCACTTATCTGGATACAGCCCTGGTGGATTCTCAGACCGTTGCAGCGGCATCTGAACTGGTGGCAAATGATTATGTGGAGCCTGTAAAAACAGCTGAACTTGCAGTTACAGCCGGAACACCACTAACAGGAGGCACCAATGGGGAAGCAGTGACAGGTACAGATTATCAGAATTTCTTAGCAAAGATTGAAAGTTATTCTTTTAACATCCTGGCCTGCCCATCTGATGTAGCAGAAGTAATTGCTTTGTTTGTGGCTTTTACCAAACGTATGAGAAATGAAGTGGGTGTAAAGTTCCAGACAATCGTATATCGTACGGCAGCAGATGATGAAGGTGTAATCAATTTAAAAAATGCTATTACGGATAATAACGTAGATTTCCCGGTATATTCCTTAATGTACTGGCTGGCCGGCAGGGAAGCAGCCTGCGAAGTAAATAAAGATCTGACGAACAAAGCCTATACTGGAGAATTTAAGGTTGATACCAATTATAGTCAGCAGGCTTTAGCCCAGGGAATAGGTGCCGGTGAGCTGCTGTTCCATAAGGTAGGGGATAGCATCAGGGTTTTAAATGATATTAATTCCCTGATTTCCTTTACAGAAGAAAAGAGCAGGGATTTTTCGAACAACCAGGTTATCAGAGTTCTGGATCAGGTAGGCAATGACATTGCTGCGATTTTCAACACGAAATACATAGGGAATATTCAGAACAACAGTGCCGGCCAGAGTCTGCTTTGGAATGATGTTATTAGCTATTTGGATGCATTATCACAGATCGGTGCCATTGAAGGAATTATAAAGGATGAGGTTATTGTTTCACAAGGTACTGCAAAAGATTCAGTTGTTGTAACTTGCCCGGTTACCCCGGTAGCAGCTATGAAGAAGCTGTACATGGAAGTTGCTGTAAATTAA
- a CDS encoding sigma-70 family RNA polymerase sigma factor, with product MSNEELIELIKKGEDVTGNMSQLYRRNQGIIFSIVKKYSYACKASYGCAAIIELEELMQEAYFGLVKAVEKYDVTQGVLFMSYAPFWIRQAIKRFLEDSGQFIRVPVHTQEKIHRYNQLSSHYMYNLNRQPTKEEFASTLQMSVKEVEQLQRFMYRNKVSSLDRVVADGADEDISYSETVPGETDVETEVVEKVANQQLKDELWIVIDKILKDEKKMQLIRMRYIDNRNMEDIGKYYNISRTAVKQSIDYSLKLIKRNAQIRQLAVQTGLWDENKPFTEEKIKRLCKWGHYEGLDEKELNYAKQRGWVPEQHIK from the coding sequence ATGAGTAATGAAGAATTGATTGAGCTCATAAAGAAAGGCGAGGATGTTACCGGAAATATGAGTCAACTATATAGAAGGAATCAAGGTATCATATTTTCAATTGTTAAAAAGTATAGCTATGCCTGCAAAGCAAGTTATGGCTGTGCAGCAATAATAGAATTAGAAGAGTTAATGCAGGAGGCTTACTTTGGATTGGTAAAAGCAGTAGAGAAATACGATGTCACACAAGGTGTTTTATTTATGTCTTATGCACCTTTCTGGATAAGACAAGCGATTAAAAGGTTTCTGGAGGACAGTGGGCAGTTTATTCGTGTACCGGTTCATACCCAGGAGAAAATTCATCGGTATAATCAGTTATCTTCTCATTATATGTATAATTTAAACAGGCAGCCAACCAAAGAGGAGTTTGCCTCGACGCTGCAAATGTCAGTCAAAGAGGTAGAACAGCTTCAAAGATTTATGTATAGAAATAAAGTCAGCAGTCTGGATAGAGTAGTAGCTGATGGAGCTGATGAGGATATAAGCTATTCTGAAACAGTACCTGGCGAGACTGATGTGGAAACTGAAGTTGTGGAAAAGGTGGCCAATCAGCAGCTAAAGGATGAATTGTGGATTGTAATTGATAAAATTCTTAAGGATGAAAAGAAGATGCAGCTGATCAGAATGAGGTATATAGATAATAGGAACATGGAGGACATTGGAAAATACTACAATATAAGCAGAACTGCTGTAAAACAGTCCATAGATTACAGTCTTAAATTAATAAAACGCAATGCACAGATAAGACAATTAGCTGTTCAAACAGGCTTATGGGATGAGAATAAGCCCTTTACCGAAGAGAAGATCAAAAGATTATGTAAGTGGGGGCATTATGAAGGTTTAGATGAGAAAGAATTGAACTATGCGAAACAAAGAGGATGGGTGCCGGAACAACATATTAAGTGA